One part of the Pseudoliparis swirei isolate HS2019 ecotype Mariana Trench chromosome 6, NWPU_hadal_v1, whole genome shotgun sequence genome encodes these proteins:
- the tmem60 gene encoding transmembrane protein 60, with amino-acid sequence MKMSLAQRVLLSWIFSLIFLIMLVLKLDSKINWSWFIIFLPVWTFDTILILMLIVKMVGRCKPDFDPRDGEQSLKRRLWYLTALLLKLAFCLTLCSRLERLTDMWVSVVCVPLWVLLGGALVELGHSVFHYRRE; translated from the coding sequence ATGAAGATGTCCCTGGCCCAGCGAGTGCTCCTGTCGTGGATCTTCTCCCTGATCTTCCTCATCATGCTGGTCCTCAAGCTGGACTCTAAGATTAACTGGAGCTGGTTTATCATCTTCCTCCCTGTCTGGACCTTTGacaccatcctcatcctcatgctGATAGTGAAGATGGTGGGGCGCTGCAAGCCGGACTTTGACCCCCGCGATGGCGAGCAGAGCCTGAAGAGGAGGCTGTGGTACCTGACCGCCTTGCTGCTGAAGCTGGCCTTCTGCCTGACGCTGTGCTCCCGCCTGGAGAGGCTCACGGACATGTGGgtcagtgtggtgtgtgtccctctgtggGTGCTGCTGGGCGGGGCACTGGTGGAGCTGGGACACAGTGTGTTCCACTACAGGAGGGAATGA
- the LOC130195205 gene encoding zinc finger protein 354C-like, translating into MSVVMYLRQFVSERLTAAAEEIFGVFQKTIVEYEEEIDRQRRLLDVFLKPEMKLHRIDLSHRPVCKEEVLDDQLCDQERNSRLDQEDPEPPQITLQLDELCISEEEEEEEEEEGEQLVLKQETDAFMYIPIYEESNHGKDHTLNFSMDDSQRVVTSSGVSSPNGYQQLLSLNPQEGGTNEPEQNPHYKNNDHLNNASNTMISLNHCHTQAFKCDTCEKAFKCRAYLMRHQLVHKCKKSHTCETCGKSFQFNSYLKAHMRIHTGEKPFTCLICGKDFRQSSTMKGHMRIHTGDKPHLCKVCGKRFSDNSAFKSHSRVHTGERPYTCQTCGKDYRCRSSLRGHMRHHTDDKLNHLF; encoded by the exons ATGTCTGTAGTAATGTATTTGAGACAGTTTGTCAGCGAGCGACTCACCGCTGCTGCTGAAGAAATATTCGGAGTTTTTCAAAAAACTATCGTGGAGTATGAGGAGGAGATCGATCGTCAGCGCAGATTGTTGGATGTGTTTTTAAAACCTGAAATGAAGTTACACCGGATCG ACCTCTCACACCGACCCGTCTGTAAGGAGGAGGTTCTTGATGACCAGCTCTGTGATCAGGAGAGGAACTCCAGGctggaccaagaggacccagagcctccacagatCACACTGCAACTGGATGAACTCTGcatcagtgaggaggaggaggaggaggaggaggaggagggagagcagcttgtcCTGAAGCAGGAGACGGATGCCTTTATGTACATTCCTATATATGAGGAGAGTAACCACGGTAAAGATCACACTCTGAACTTTAGTATGGATGACAGTCAACGCGTGGTTACAAGCTCTGGGGTATCGTCACCAAATGGTTAccagcagctcctctctctcaaccCTCAGGAAGGAGGCACGAATGAGCCTGAACAGAATCCACATTACAAAAACAACGATCACTTAAACAATGCATCTAATACTATGATATCATTGAATCACTGTCATACGCAGGCATTCAAATGTGACACCTGTGAGAAGGCTTTTAAGTGCAGGGCGTATTTGATGAGACACCAGCTCGTACACAAATGTAAGAAGTCGCATACTTGTGAAACATGTGGGAAAAGTTTCCAATTCAACAGTTACTTAAAAGCCCACATGAGAATTCACACGGGTGAGAAACCATTTACCTGCTTAATATGTGGGAAGGATTTCAGGCAAAGCAGTACCATgaaaggtcacatgaggatACACACAGGTGATAAGCCTCATCTTTGCAaggtttgtgggaaaagattctcTGACAATTCAGCATTCAAAAGCCATTCGAGAGTCCACACAGGTGAGAGACCATATACTTGCCAAACATGTGGGAAAGATTACAGATGTAGGAGTAGCTTGAGAGGCCATATGAGGCATCACACAGATGACAAGCTGaatcatttattttga
- the rad52 gene encoding DNA repair protein RAD52 homolog isoform X3: protein MSYINIYIYIHTHIYVYVCGCLVVPVCQCIYTAEEHEAVHRALRQKLGPEYISTRVAGGGQKVCYVEGHRVIGLANELFGYNGWSHSISQQNVDFIDINNGKFYVGVSAFIKVQLKDGSFHEDVGYGVSEGLKSKALSLEKARKEAVTDGMKRALKCFGNALGNCILNKEYLIAINMIPKQPLPPLDPAQTKRSEGEPLVEKARYSSLVREEKRLSAVGPLRTPLEPRVLNHNHNYSEVHTPNDAGPAGGKRDHIDSRPVMDSVNDGESSHTDSKQLRKLRQQQLQQKFRKEMETSIPQLKPDHAKSEDTTVAIGTASRGGVDDVPAPNAGHRKLSDKDEHLAGSMILSSGISL from the exons atgtcatatattaatatatatatatatatacacacacacatatatgtatatgtatgcggGTGCTTAGttgttcctgtgtgtcagtgtatctaCACAGCAGAGGAGCACGAGGCGGTGCACCGAGCTCTGCGACAGAAGCTGGGACCAGAGTACATCAGTACCAGAGtggctggaggaggacagaag GTTTGCTATGTTGAAGGGCATCGCGTAATCGGCCTGGCCAATGAGTTGTTTGGATACAACGGATGGTCTCACTCCATCTCTCAGCAGAATGTCG ACTTTATAGACATCAACAACGGGAAGTTTTATGTCGGAGTCAGTGCGTTTATCAAAGTGCAGCTGAAG GACGGGTCGTTCCATGAGGATGTCGGTTATGGTGTCAGTGAGGGCCTGAAGTCTAAAGCTCTGTCGCTGGAGAAGGCGAGAAAGGAAGCGGTCACGGACGGCATGAAGAGAGCTCTGAA ATGCTTCGGCAATGCTCTTGGAAACTGCATCCTAAATAAAGAATACCTCATCGCCATTAACATGATCCCCAAACAG cctcttcctcctctagaCCCGGCCCAGACTAAGCGATCCGAGGGTGAGCCTTTAGTGGAGAAGGCCCGGTACTCCAGTCTGGTCCGAGAAGAAAAGCGTCTATCTGCTGTGGGTCCTCTGAGGACGCCCCTGGAGCCCAGAGTCctcaaccacaaccacaactaTTCAGAGGTTCACACTCCCAATGATGCCGGCCCTGCTGGCGGGAAGAGGGACCACATCGACTCCAG ACCCGTCATGGACTCAGTGAACGATGGTGAGTCATCGCACACAGACTCCAAACAGCTGAGAAAGCTCCGCCAGCAGCAACTTCAACAGAAGTTCAGGAAGGAGATGGAGACCAGCATTCCTCAGCTGAAACCGGATCACGCCAAGTCTGAGGACACAACGGTCGCTATTGGAACAGCATCTCGTGGAG GTGTCGATGATGTACCTGCGCCTAATGCTGGACACAGAAAGCTCAGCGACAAGGACGAGCATTTAGCAGGTTCT aTGATCCTGAGCTCTGGGATTTCACTCTAG
- the prr5a gene encoding proline-rich protein 5a isoform X1: protein MMLDGLRRRHASRPSSRPLSLNFSTFSAPPPSPDMDSSTEHPIRRTLHRLKLMSSPSLSELGKSEKGSPEDRGEKQKRAGANATWNGIHNAVIAVFQKKGLAHNELFVLNEGVRHLLKTELGFFFTEYLQNQLLTKGMVILRDKIRFYEGQKLLDSLAETWDFFFCDVLSMLQAIFHPVQGKEPSVRQLALLHFRNTIVLSVKLEDALSRPRARVPPSVTQMLLILQGVHESRGVNEDYLRLESLIQKVVSPYLGTHGLYSEDGAEAHCCVLEKRLPWGWSKSADQPSKNPVVRSKSYNIPLLLTPVAEYDPDAGSVGSGGIRRHSACEIITCLEDQGLAHADLASGSELSGPSSNRLRVGSHFNGIVQAGACAMAMPLSSPSILTLHSSGALHGTEATTTMTDLSKGASSTPPSESSSPETIIGQVLESADSDSDGIFIDFPPHSSEAMGYCRESRQSTV, encoded by the exons ATG ATGCTTGATGGACTCCGGCGGAGGCACGCCTCCCGGCCCTCCTCCCGACCCCTGTCACTCAACTTCAGCACCTTCTCTGCCCCTCCCCCAAGCCCAGACATGGACAGCAGCACTGAGCATCCAATCAGAAG GACTTTGCACCGGCTGAAGTTGATGAGCTCCCCCAGCCTCAGCGAGCTGGGGAAGAGCGAGAAAGGTTCACCGGAGGACCGAGGAGAGAAGCAGAAGAGGGCGGGAGCCAACGCCACCTGGAACGG TATCCACAACGCCGTCATAGCAGTGTTCCAGAAGAAAGGTTTGGCACACAACGAACTCTTCGTCCTCAACGAAGGTGTCCG GCATCTGTTGAAGACTGAGCTGGGCTTCTTCTTCACCGAGTACCTTCAG AACCAGCTGCTCACAAAGGGCATGGTCATCCTTCGGGACAAAATAAGGTTCTACGAAG gtcAGAAGTTACTTGACTCCCTGGCAGAGACCTgggacttcttcttctgtgatGTTCTCTCGATGCTGCAGGCCATCTTCCACCCGGTTCAG GGTAAGGAGCCCTCTGTTCGACAGCTGGCTCTGCTTCACTTTCGGAACACCATCGTCCTGAGTGTGAAGTTAGAGGACGCCCTGTCTCGGCCTCGGGCCCGTGTGCCGCCCTCTGTCACACAGATGCTGCTTATTCTACAG GGGGTCCATGAGTCACGCGGCGTCAACGAGGACTACCTGAGGCTTGAGTCCCTAATTCAGAAGGTGGTCTCACCCTACCTGGGCACACACGGGCTTTACTCTGAAGACGGTGCTGAGGCCCATTGTTGTGTTCTGG AGAAGCGTTTACCGTGGGGCTGGTCCAAGTCTGCCGATCAACCTTCTAAAAACCCTGTGGTACGATCGAAAAGCTACAATATCCCTCTGCTGCTGACCCCTGTGGCTGAGTATGACCCGGATGCCGGCTCCGTTGGCAGCGGAGGAATTCGGCGCCACTCGGCCTGTGAGATTATAACGTGCCTGGAAGATCAAGGACTGGCCCACGCTGACTTGGCCTCGGGATCTGAACTGTCTGGCCCCTCCTCCAACAGGCTGCGTGTGGGCTCTCACTTCAACG GTATTGTCCAAGCGGGCGCTTGTGCCATGGCCATGCCTCTTTCGTCTCCTTCTATCCTGACCCTTCATTCCTCAGGAGCGCTGCACGGCACTGAGGCCACAACAACAATGACTGATCTCAGTAAGGGAGCGTCCTCCACGCCGCCCAGTGAATCATCCAGCCCTGAAACCATAATTGGACAAGTGCTCGAGTCTGCCGACTCAGACTCGGATgggatatttattgattttccaCCTCACTCCTCGGAGGCTATGGGGTACTGCCGCGAGAGCAGACAGAGCACCGTGTAG
- the rad52 gene encoding DNA repair protein RAD52 homolog isoform X1, translated as MSYINIYIYIHTHIYVYVCGCLVVPVCQCIYTAEEHEAVHRALRQKLGPEYISTRVAGGGQKVCYVEGHRVIGLANELFGYNGWSHSISQQNVDFIDINNGKFYVGVSAFIKVQLKDGSFHEDVGYGVSEGLKSKALSLEKARKEAVTDGMKRALKCFGNALGNCILNKEYLIAINMIPKQPLPPLDPAQTKRSEGEPLVEKARYSSLVREEKRLSAVGPLRTPLEPRVLNHNHNYSEVHTPNDAGPAGGKRDHIDSRPVMDSVNDGESSHTDSKQLRKLRQQQLQQKFRKEMETSIPQLKPDHAKSEDTTVAIGTASRGGVDDVPAPNAGHRKLSDKDEHLADDPELWDFTLDGVDLVPSTPGNHTMQTRSKTPLRDPGRPPGRPPGEAPSYSGAPDQARFRPQFPNQYQARPGEVVSPYRQGQHMKKRRLDT; from the exons atgtcatatattaatatatatatatatatacacacacacatatatgtatatgtatgcggGTGCTTAGttgttcctgtgtgtcagtgtatctaCACAGCAGAGGAGCACGAGGCGGTGCACCGAGCTCTGCGACAGAAGCTGGGACCAGAGTACATCAGTACCAGAGtggctggaggaggacagaag GTTTGCTATGTTGAAGGGCATCGCGTAATCGGCCTGGCCAATGAGTTGTTTGGATACAACGGATGGTCTCACTCCATCTCTCAGCAGAATGTCG ACTTTATAGACATCAACAACGGGAAGTTTTATGTCGGAGTCAGTGCGTTTATCAAAGTGCAGCTGAAG GACGGGTCGTTCCATGAGGATGTCGGTTATGGTGTCAGTGAGGGCCTGAAGTCTAAAGCTCTGTCGCTGGAGAAGGCGAGAAAGGAAGCGGTCACGGACGGCATGAAGAGAGCTCTGAA ATGCTTCGGCAATGCTCTTGGAAACTGCATCCTAAATAAAGAATACCTCATCGCCATTAACATGATCCCCAAACAG cctcttcctcctctagaCCCGGCCCAGACTAAGCGATCCGAGGGTGAGCCTTTAGTGGAGAAGGCCCGGTACTCCAGTCTGGTCCGAGAAGAAAAGCGTCTATCTGCTGTGGGTCCTCTGAGGACGCCCCTGGAGCCCAGAGTCctcaaccacaaccacaactaTTCAGAGGTTCACACTCCCAATGATGCCGGCCCTGCTGGCGGGAAGAGGGACCACATCGACTCCAG ACCCGTCATGGACTCAGTGAACGATGGTGAGTCATCGCACACAGACTCCAAACAGCTGAGAAAGCTCCGCCAGCAGCAACTTCAACAGAAGTTCAGGAAGGAGATGGAGACCAGCATTCCTCAGCTGAAACCGGATCACGCCAAGTCTGAGGACACAACGGTCGCTATTGGAACAGCATCTCGTGGAG GTGTCGATGATGTACCTGCGCCTAATGCTGGACACAGAAAGCTCAGCGACAAGGACGAGCATTTAGCAG aTGATCCTGAGCTCTGGGATTTCACTCTAGATGGGGTTGATCTCGTACCGAGCACACCTGGGAATCACACGATGCAGACGCGCAGTAAGACCCCTCTGAGAGATCCAGGCAGACCTCCAGGCAGACCTCCAGGTGAGGCCCCTTCGTACAGTGGAGCACCGGACCAGGCTCGATTCAGACCTCAATTTCCAAACCAGTATCAAGCCAGACCAG GTGAAGTCGTCAGTCCGTACAGACAAGGACAGCACATGAAGAAACGTCGACTGGACACATGA
- the rad52 gene encoding DNA repair protein RAD52 homolog isoform X2 translates to MSKNAEERSAAAPTRFGQCIYTAEEHEAVHRALRQKLGPEYISTRVAGGGQKVCYVEGHRVIGLANELFGYNGWSHSISQQNVDFIDINNGKFYVGVSAFIKVQLKDGSFHEDVGYGVSEGLKSKALSLEKARKEAVTDGMKRALKCFGNALGNCILNKEYLIAINMIPKQPLPPLDPAQTKRSEGEPLVEKARYSSLVREEKRLSAVGPLRTPLEPRVLNHNHNYSEVHTPNDAGPAGGKRDHIDSRPVMDSVNDGESSHTDSKQLRKLRQQQLQQKFRKEMETSIPQLKPDHAKSEDTTVAIGTASRGGVDDVPAPNAGHRKLSDKDEHLADDPELWDFTLDGVDLVPSTPGNHTMQTRSKTPLRDPGRPPGRPPGEAPSYSGAPDQARFRPQFPNQYQARPGEVVSPYRQGQHMKKRRLDT, encoded by the exons ATGTCCAAAAACGCCGAGGAGAGGAGCGCCGCTGCCCCAACGCGCTTCGGACAA tgtatctaCACAGCAGAGGAGCACGAGGCGGTGCACCGAGCTCTGCGACAGAAGCTGGGACCAGAGTACATCAGTACCAGAGtggctggaggaggacagaag GTTTGCTATGTTGAAGGGCATCGCGTAATCGGCCTGGCCAATGAGTTGTTTGGATACAACGGATGGTCTCACTCCATCTCTCAGCAGAATGTCG ACTTTATAGACATCAACAACGGGAAGTTTTATGTCGGAGTCAGTGCGTTTATCAAAGTGCAGCTGAAG GACGGGTCGTTCCATGAGGATGTCGGTTATGGTGTCAGTGAGGGCCTGAAGTCTAAAGCTCTGTCGCTGGAGAAGGCGAGAAAGGAAGCGGTCACGGACGGCATGAAGAGAGCTCTGAA ATGCTTCGGCAATGCTCTTGGAAACTGCATCCTAAATAAAGAATACCTCATCGCCATTAACATGATCCCCAAACAG cctcttcctcctctagaCCCGGCCCAGACTAAGCGATCCGAGGGTGAGCCTTTAGTGGAGAAGGCCCGGTACTCCAGTCTGGTCCGAGAAGAAAAGCGTCTATCTGCTGTGGGTCCTCTGAGGACGCCCCTGGAGCCCAGAGTCctcaaccacaaccacaactaTTCAGAGGTTCACACTCCCAATGATGCCGGCCCTGCTGGCGGGAAGAGGGACCACATCGACTCCAG ACCCGTCATGGACTCAGTGAACGATGGTGAGTCATCGCACACAGACTCCAAACAGCTGAGAAAGCTCCGCCAGCAGCAACTTCAACAGAAGTTCAGGAAGGAGATGGAGACCAGCATTCCTCAGCTGAAACCGGATCACGCCAAGTCTGAGGACACAACGGTCGCTATTGGAACAGCATCTCGTGGAG GTGTCGATGATGTACCTGCGCCTAATGCTGGACACAGAAAGCTCAGCGACAAGGACGAGCATTTAGCAG aTGATCCTGAGCTCTGGGATTTCACTCTAGATGGGGTTGATCTCGTACCGAGCACACCTGGGAATCACACGATGCAGACGCGCAGTAAGACCCCTCTGAGAGATCCAGGCAGACCTCCAGGCAGACCTCCAGGTGAGGCCCCTTCGTACAGTGGAGCACCGGACCAGGCTCGATTCAGACCTCAATTTCCAAACCAGTATCAAGCCAGACCAG GTGAAGTCGTCAGTCCGTACAGACAAGGACAGCACATGAAGAAACGTCGACTGGACACATGA
- the prr5a gene encoding proline-rich protein 5a isoform X2, with amino-acid sequence MLDGLRRRHASRPSSRPLSLNFSTFSAPPPSPDMDSSTEHPIRRTLHRLKLMSSPSLSELGKSEKGSPEDRGEKQKRAGANATWNGIHNAVIAVFQKKGLAHNELFVLNEGVRHLLKTELGFFFTEYLQNQLLTKGMVILRDKIRFYEGQKLLDSLAETWDFFFCDVLSMLQAIFHPVQGKEPSVRQLALLHFRNTIVLSVKLEDALSRPRARVPPSVTQMLLILQGVHESRGVNEDYLRLESLIQKVVSPYLGTHGLYSEDGAEAHCCVLEKRLPWGWSKSADQPSKNPVVRSKSYNIPLLLTPVAEYDPDAGSVGSGGIRRHSACEIITCLEDQGLAHADLASGSELSGPSSNRLRVGSHFNGIVQAGACAMAMPLSSPSILTLHSSGALHGTEATTTMTDLSKGASSTPPSESSSPETIIGQVLESADSDSDGIFIDFPPHSSEAMGYCRESRQSTV; translated from the exons ATGCTTGATGGACTCCGGCGGAGGCACGCCTCCCGGCCCTCCTCCCGACCCCTGTCACTCAACTTCAGCACCTTCTCTGCCCCTCCCCCAAGCCCAGACATGGACAGCAGCACTGAGCATCCAATCAGAAG GACTTTGCACCGGCTGAAGTTGATGAGCTCCCCCAGCCTCAGCGAGCTGGGGAAGAGCGAGAAAGGTTCACCGGAGGACCGAGGAGAGAAGCAGAAGAGGGCGGGAGCCAACGCCACCTGGAACGG TATCCACAACGCCGTCATAGCAGTGTTCCAGAAGAAAGGTTTGGCACACAACGAACTCTTCGTCCTCAACGAAGGTGTCCG GCATCTGTTGAAGACTGAGCTGGGCTTCTTCTTCACCGAGTACCTTCAG AACCAGCTGCTCACAAAGGGCATGGTCATCCTTCGGGACAAAATAAGGTTCTACGAAG gtcAGAAGTTACTTGACTCCCTGGCAGAGACCTgggacttcttcttctgtgatGTTCTCTCGATGCTGCAGGCCATCTTCCACCCGGTTCAG GGTAAGGAGCCCTCTGTTCGACAGCTGGCTCTGCTTCACTTTCGGAACACCATCGTCCTGAGTGTGAAGTTAGAGGACGCCCTGTCTCGGCCTCGGGCCCGTGTGCCGCCCTCTGTCACACAGATGCTGCTTATTCTACAG GGGGTCCATGAGTCACGCGGCGTCAACGAGGACTACCTGAGGCTTGAGTCCCTAATTCAGAAGGTGGTCTCACCCTACCTGGGCACACACGGGCTTTACTCTGAAGACGGTGCTGAGGCCCATTGTTGTGTTCTGG AGAAGCGTTTACCGTGGGGCTGGTCCAAGTCTGCCGATCAACCTTCTAAAAACCCTGTGGTACGATCGAAAAGCTACAATATCCCTCTGCTGCTGACCCCTGTGGCTGAGTATGACCCGGATGCCGGCTCCGTTGGCAGCGGAGGAATTCGGCGCCACTCGGCCTGTGAGATTATAACGTGCCTGGAAGATCAAGGACTGGCCCACGCTGACTTGGCCTCGGGATCTGAACTGTCTGGCCCCTCCTCCAACAGGCTGCGTGTGGGCTCTCACTTCAACG GTATTGTCCAAGCGGGCGCTTGTGCCATGGCCATGCCTCTTTCGTCTCCTTCTATCCTGACCCTTCATTCCTCAGGAGCGCTGCACGGCACTGAGGCCACAACAACAATGACTGATCTCAGTAAGGGAGCGTCCTCCACGCCGCCCAGTGAATCATCCAGCCCTGAAACCATAATTGGACAAGTGCTCGAGTCTGCCGACTCAGACTCGGATgggatatttattgattttccaCCTCACTCCTCGGAGGCTATGGGGTACTGCCGCGAGAGCAGACAGAGCACCGTGTAG